The following proteins come from a genomic window of Salminus brasiliensis chromosome 15, fSalBra1.hap2, whole genome shotgun sequence:
- the asf1bb gene encoding histone chaperone asf1b-B, producing MAKVQVLNVAVLDNPSPFGNPFQFEITFECMEDLPEDLEWKIIYVGSAESEEYDQTLDSVLVGPVPAGRHMFVFQADAPNTGLIPESDAVGVTVVLITCTYRGQEFIRIGYYVNNEYTDPELRENPPVKPDYSQLQRNILASNPRVTRFHINWEMSTDKMEDSENVDPAPNAMLPPSCLPGKAPPLGLMPDNSMDCL from the exons ATGGCCAAAGTCCAGGTGCTGAACGTGGCCGTCCTGGACAACCCCAGTCCTTTTGGGAACCCTTTCCAGTTTGAGATCACGTTTGAGTGCATGGAGGACCTGCCGGAGG ATTTAGAGTGGAAGATCATCTATGTAGGATCTGCGGAGAGCGAGGAGTATGATCAGACTCTGGACTCTGTGCTGGTCGGCCCGGTTCCCGCAGGCAGGCACATGTTTGTGTTTCAG GCCGATGCTCCGAACACAGGGTTAATTCCTGAGAGCGACGCGGTGGGAGTGACGGTAGTTCTGATAACCTGCACCTATCGGGGACAGGAGTTCATCCGCATTGGTTACTACGTCAACAACGAGTACACGGACCCCGAACTGCGAGAGAACCCACCCGTCAAACCTGACTACTCACAG CTGCAGAGGAACATCTTGGCGTCGAATCCTCGCGTCACGCGCTTCCACATCAACTGGGAGATGAGCACGGACAAAATGGAGGACTCTGAGAACGTAGACCCCGCCCCCAATGCCATGCTCCCGCCCAGCTGCCTGCCGGGCAAAGCCCCGCCCCTCGGGCTCATGCCGGACAATTCCATGGACTGTCTGTAG